Genomic window (Rosa chinensis cultivar Old Blush chromosome 6, RchiOBHm-V2, whole genome shotgun sequence):
CATAAGATTACTACCGCCATACACGTACGGTCCAGATTTCATTACAGACAATGAACGGTCACGATCTCTCTAAAGACTCCAAGTCCGTACGTTTTTCCCGCCCAGAAAGAAAAACCTCTCTGTCTCCCCCAGTCTGAAAACCACTCCCAGAATTCCAGAAATCCCAAAAAaccaagaaaaggaaaattcCCCAAGAAACCCCGGCCCGCAAACCCAACTCCGCCACGAAATCCACCAAGGTCCGACCCCGATTCCTTCTACATTTCCCTCAGTTCCTACTCACTTTCTTGATTTAGAAACTAAACCAATTTTTGCGGTTCTTGCAGAGTGATCGGGTTAGGGTTTTTGGCCCCAAAATGTCGACCCGGAACCGCCGTGCACCGCCTTCATCATCTTCGTCCTCGGCGAATAGGCTCCCAATTCCGCAGAATCCGAACAAGAAGGCCATGGCGGCGAAACCCCAAGTGGCGAAGAAGCGAACCGCTCTGTGTGACGTCACGAACCAAAGAAATGGGTCTCAAATTGGTTCACGGAGCTCTGCTTCTTCGTCGAAGCCTATGGTGCGTCACTGCGTCTATATTCCTATTTAATTTACAGTGGGGTAATTTATAATTTACAGTGCTATTATTGGtttattttactttctttttctgtttcttgAATTCATGAATTTATTGGATTATTACTTGAAGTTGAACCTTGAATTTTGCTGTATATGTAACCCAGTTACTGGGTATGGTTCTTCCTTGTCAATTTGAAGTGACCTAGGGTTTAAATGCAATATGGGGCTATTCAATTATCTTACACAATCGGGTTTTGTTGTTTAGTttcaaaggaaaataaaatgcCGAACAACTTTTACTGTGAGAAACAAATCATGACCAGTTGAAGATTTCGGGATTATTTCTTGGAAAAACATTGTGTTTACTTAATATGTGCTTTTTCAGAACTCAAGCTTTAGTTTAACTGTATCACTTATCAATGTTTACAGTATAAGTCGCATACAATGAAGCGGAGCTATTTCTGTAGGAATAGTAATTGACCAGTTGCTGTATTGGATCAAAATGTTCAAAATGTAGATGGGACATCCAGGGAATGTACATGTTCATATGTCCCTCTTTCTTGATTTGTAACATTGGTTCATTATTCTGTACTAGTATAAGTTTGGCGTGGCAATGATGGCAACCATTATATGATCACATAGTTTCTCTAGTTATACATGAGTATTTCATGCTATGGAATTTAGTCAGTTACACATTTATGTAGCACTTATGAACTTCCCTTATTAGAAACATAACAAGATTTAGTAATTAATACCATAATCTCTTATCCAATGTGAAGTACATGCAATACAAGTGTATATTTCGCTTGTTTTAGTAGTTGTCTGACCTTTTGTTTTAGAGGTTCAGATGGAATTTATTGCACATTGTTAATGATAGTAGTGTCACTATGTCGTTTTGTGAGATAATTCTATATTTTCTTGAGCTTTCTTCCTTTGAAAGGGTGCAATGGGTTTTGAAATTGACATGAGAAGCTAGTGGAATGGTTATATCAAATTTTGATTCGTTTTATTGTTACAGTAAGCATTTTGATCTTCCATTGTGTATTGACTGCAGCCGAAGGCTATAGAGGTGTGTATTGATgaatataattattattattctgGAGAAAAGGATTAACTATTTTTTTCTCATATGAAGGTGCCATGTACAACAAAAGTTGTGAAGACGAAGAAGGAAACATCTACTTTCATTAGTAATCATGGCCTCTCAGGGAATGTTTTTCTGGCATCACTGAGTTCAAAGTCAAGCATCTTGGTTCCTTTCAGTGACACGTCAATTTCAGGAACTGTTGAGTCTATTGAAACAATTGCCACTAACCATTCTCCCAACAGTAGAGGTACTGTTTTTCCTGCTCCCAGTAGCATAATACACGCTCTCAGAAGCAAAGATGTCTCTCCAAGCAGATCTGTTAGTGGTTCAGTTTCTTTGGACGAGAGCATGTCTACTTCTAATTCTTTGAAGAGTCCAGAATTTGAATATATTGACAATGAGGACATTTCAGAAGTTAAATCTATTGAGAAGAAGACGATAAACAGCCTCCACATTACAGACATCCCACAAATAGAAGGTCATAACATTTTTTCTCCCCTGCTCTTTCTATCTCTATAGATATCCCATCTTTTTTAGTTCAGGATCCTCCTTCATTTAAACTGTCAAAACGGACTTTGTATACATCATGATCAATTGGTTGCTAGCTAGATAATCAAGCAAATAATACTGACTGGCCTTTCCATATATCTTTTAAATCTTGATTTCAGGAATTATTCGGAAGAGAGATATATTTACAGATACAGTGACAATAGAAGAAGTTCTTGATATAGATAACAATCTTACGGACCCACAGTTCTGTGCAACCATTGCTTCTGACATATACAAGTACTTGCTTGAATCTGAGGTTTGACATTACCTTTTAAGTAATGAATGTTATTGATTTATGTATACatatttcttttgattttgtgaACTTCATATTTATAATCACTTTTTGTTACCATGTGAATGTGTTGAATTGTTTTGAGCTTTATCTAAAACTAAGTTAGTATATGAAGATTCTAGAACTACATGTATGCCACATGTCAACAATTCGTAGGGTGTTGCAACTGCTGGTGCTTTGCAAAAGTTGTTTTTGTAGTTGCAGAAATATTTCATCCCAGTAATTATATTGTTACTGGATTGTACAGTTCCTCAGTTACACTAATTCTCTAAAGTCTAAAGAGTCAGAGTTTCACAGCCATAATCCTGTATTTCTGTTTGGTACCCCATGGGTTTGTAGTAGCACTAAAAATTTATTAAGATATAAAAAGAGTAGCTATCTTATTTTCTATCTGTCCTGTTCAAACTTGATGTCCTCTATCACTTTCCTCCCATCTTCTGAGTCATCTGATTTGTTCAGTTTCTTGGGTTTCAGGTAAATAGAAGGCCCTCAGTGGACTTTATGGAAACGGTGCAGAAAGACATTAATTCTGGAATGCGGGCTATTCTGATTGATTGGCTAGTAGAGGTAAACTATGATGGGTGATGATGATATTGCCAGGGTGTTGCTTTATAATGCAAGAATTTTGCCCTCTTCCGTAACCCACTATCTGGTTTATGTTTACCGTCTACCAAGCATTAcatatctttctttttttctccaaACCAAAAGTTGATAGTGGGTGTTTTCTTGCATTATAAAAAAGTCTCATTGTCAATATCATCAAGCACTATTTGGATGTAGGATAGTTTCCTTGATTGGCGATCTTGACTTCTAATGAATCTACAGGTTGCTGAAGAGTTCAGGCTGGTACCGGAGACACTATTTCTCACTGTCAACTATGTAGATCGTTATCTTTCTGGCAATGTGATGAAAAGGCAACGATTGCAACTGCTCGGTGTTGCTTGCATGATGATTGCAGCGTAAGATTTCAAGTTACTTCTTATTTACTGAACAATATCTCTTTGTGCATGTGGATGTGCATCTCCTTGGCTATCTAAATATATTAAAGAATGTGAAGGAAGAGTTCTTGTTATTGTCAACTTTTCCAGTAAATATGAGGAGATTCATGTTCCTGAGGTGGAAGAGTTCTGTTACATTACGGACAATACATACTTCAAAGACGAGGTTGGTAATTTATTTTTGAATAGTCGTCATACTTCTTGATGCTCTCTGAGTTGGTTGATTCTATATTGTGCAAGTCCTCAGCTATATGATGGGTGCAGGTTTTGAAAATGGAATCTGATGTGCTGAATCATTTGAAGTTTGAAATGACAGCTCCAACAGCTATGTGCTTTTTGAGGTCATGTCTAGCTTTGTTACTATCATTCAAACATGAAGTCTATTTTTGTTAGTATGGATGTTGATTTCTGGTTTATGACAATTCTGCAGGCGATTTTGTTCTGTTGCTGAAATGACCAGTGAGGTATTCATCTCGGACATGGCTGCCTTTACTTGTTAATTTTGCACACTATTAGGTCTTTACATGTTTGGATGTGTAAATATTTGGTTGTCAGTTTCTTTGTGACTGTTATTAATGAAAGCAGTAAGACTGAATTTGACTTGAACGTGGGCTGCTGTTATATACTGATGTTATTATTCACTTTGTCTATTTTCACCTTATTTTGATAGCATTGAGACAATGGTGTTCAATCACCAACTTCAAACTTTTTGTAGGTTCCACCACTGCTGTTCCAGTACTTGGCCCACTATATTGGAGAGTTATCTCTTCTAGAATACAGCATGCTTGGCTATGCCCCATCGCTGATAGCTGCTTCTGCTACTTTCTTGGCGAAATATATACTTTCCCCTTCACAGAAGCCTTGGGTATGTATGAAAGTATTTGACAGATTCTATTTCTTGCCAAGACATTTTATTCCCTCTTGCCTGACATGGAGTTtggtttctctcttttttttgatTCAGAATTCTACATTAAGACACTACACAACCTACCAAGCCTCtgatttgtgtgattgtgtgaaagTGCTGCATCACCTGTGTTGTAATGGCAGTGGTTCTAACTTAGCTGCAGTTAGGGAGAAGTACTGTCAACACAAGGTAAGAagattctctttctctttttctcttttcctctcCCAGCGAAGTAACAATGATGTAAGCAGCGGCTGTTTAGAATCCTTCTTACTCGTtgatattatgttttttttctgaaattcatatgaacttaTATTCATGTCCAAATGGCCTATTCTAATCTGAGACGTTTCTTTTTTGCCTCAGTACAAGTTTGTGGCCAAGAAGTACTGCCCTCAGTCAATACCTCCAGAGTTCTTCCACGATCTGAGCAACTAGAAGCTCACATTTTGATGTTTGTAGTTCTTTGTTGAGTTGGTGAGGCTCATTCCTATTACATCCCCTACGCATATTTGACGCAAGTTGCTGTTGTGGGATAATCAGTTAGCTCTGATTTGTATTGTTCCTTGTTCAGAACTCACCAAAAGCTAGTCTTGTACAAAGAATGTGGTGCAATTGTTGTTGCTGTATAGATACTTTGGTCTACAATATAAGAGATCAACATATAGTCAGACAACCCTTCCCCTTATTTGTTACGCGCTTTTTCTCTAAGATCAATAAGATTGATGTCCAGTGATAAATCTGTTGTATATGCTTTATGATTGTTATTTCCATAAGGGTTAGATGAAGTTTCATTCTTTTGTGGAAATACAGTAAAGAAACTATGATTTCCGGTACATGCACCTCAGCTACTAGTACTAACCTAGAACAGGCAATGTAGAGTTGCTGAGAAAGCTGAATTGTCTGTAACCGGATTTTGGAGGAAACTTCAAATATTATTGAGATTTTAGTCCTTGAATCTACATTTTCACTGTCAACCAAGTCCCAAATAACGCATAATTCTCATTTTTTGGTTCACTGACGCTTGATTTGTGTCTTCCATCAGCTACGTCATAAACGCCGGTGTTACATCCTTCAGCTGATTGTTTCCAACAATAGCATATGCAGTTTTCTCCAATACGAAATTTATAAGTATTCACTTACAGCAATCAATTATGGTATTTGGGATGGATGGATCATTAACCGAAAAAGGTGGCATTATCTCTTCTCCACTTCTGCATATCTTTTGTGCTGCTGCAAGCAGgtatagaagaagaaaaaggaagggGTTTAATTTGATGCAGATTGTGCATTTTGTCTTTCTCCAAATTATGTTTTTGCACTTTGTCTTTATACTCACTTTTGTTGTTTAACCACCCACCAGTGAGGCATCAGATACCTAAAATATTAAGGATTTGCTAGATTTGGAGCATCTCTCttttccaaatatatatatacacacacacacacactctataggactaaatactgtttaatcCTTGAgattttgaccataaaacacttcagtccctggccttctaatttcacacgtttagtccttatacttcaaaatttctaatttcacacgtttagtccttgtacttcaaaatttcagaccaataggtctttACCGTCTAAAACCTCCGTTAATTCGTGgcaaatgtctattatgccctcagttctttttttaaattaattaattattttatttttttggaaaatgaattttttttattttttccctttctttctttctatttgtttcttcatcattcCTCGTAGGGGGTGGAggagaagagataaaaagaaagaaaaggaaaaaaaagaaggaaaaaaaagagaaaggaataaatttattataaaaaaaaagaaccgagggcataatagacatttcgctgcGACTTAACTGAGATTttagacggcaaggacctattggtcaaaaattttgaagtacaaggactaaacgtgtgaaattagaaggccagggactgaagtgttttatggtcaaaagctcaaggactaaacagtatttagtcatatatatatatatatatatatatatatatatatatatatatatacaggcggcgggttctgaagcggacgtccgcacttcctTAAAGTGAGAACGTCGACCCTTCTGCGGCTTTTCAGGCGGCAACGGTGACTCGGGGGTTGCCGGACGGAGGGCCAAAGGCATCCCAGGCCATTCTGGGTagcgatcgaggtcggaggagatcGAGGTTGCAGGTTCTGGGTAGCGACCTGACCTGCAACTGTAAGGTTCTGGGCAGTGCTGCAAcctcgtcgccggcgactccacccgacTGCAGACTGGTCCGTCCGGCAAGCGGGGCCGCTAAAGTGCGGAtgtcctctttggaacgcctcagtgtgtgtgtgtgtgtatatatatatatatatatatatttttccggTATCAAAACAAGCAGCTCTATATCGTATAAACTAAAATCTATCTTTTTACAAAATTATTCTTCACATTCAAAAGAAATATAGTTACTCCATAAACTCTAAACCCCGAATCCCAAACCCCAAACCAtaaaccttaaaccctaaactgcaaaccccaaaccctaaaataatgtactccATAGAAAACAAGTAATAAAATTATCAATGATCAATGTAAAACTAGAAACACAACTTTCATTCATAATGCAAAGAGTTAAAGAAGAATAACATTACTTGTTTTCTATggagtacattattttagggtttggggtttgcggtttagggtttaaggtttaTGGTTTGGGGTTTAGAGTTTGGGGTCTGTGGTTTATGGGGAGTTTGGGGTTtgggatttagggtttatggtttGGGGTTTGTGGTTTAGGGATTAAGgatttggggtttagggtttatgggTCTGGGGTTTGTGGTTTAGGGATTTAGTGTTtagtgtttagggtttagggattaAGGATTTGGGGTTAAGGGTTTATGGTTTGCGGCTTGCGGTTTGTGGTTTAGGGATTAAGGGTTTGGGGTTtctggttttagggtttggggtttgtggtttagggtttaggttatggtttagggttttagggtttagggtataaCAGGTAACGGGTAACGTTTGGTAGTTCAACGGTAACGATAACAGTTAGTAATGGGTGATAACGGTTAATAATCAAGTAACGTGTAATGTTTATTCATGCTCTCTTCTTGCTCTTCCATTTGCATCAGCATTGACATATTATTTTCAGTATTGAGGTAGATTGATTTGGGGATACTTGAAACAATGGTCTCTAGTATATGAATCCGGTCTAAAAACAGTAAAGAAAGGGGGAGAGAGAAGATGGCAATAATTGACTAATGTTGTGTACCCAAAGATGTGAAGTATGACGTCAAATCTCCATTTATATCAGTTTTCGTGTCCTTACGCTATACATAACAGCAAGAAGTATGTACGCTTCAATAAGTTTTATCGTAATTCCGAAATTAGAATAttatatatagaagaaaataataaattttgcTTCCTTATAAATTTGAACATGATTGGAGTAAGAATTTTGTGACTTCCTAAAAGTGTGACTCATaatttaacttttagctatttgtctaataaatttgatgaaaaattaGATAACATCATTGTAGATACTCTtaattttatattatttatgtCGTGTTCAACTTCACAATAATAATTCTCGTAATAGAATTGAAAGTAATAATAAAGACAGAATGTGTTcaaatgatttgatttgaaaatagtgattttgaatttgaagcTTTGATCAATATTAATTTCTCATAGTCATAAAATTCAAACATGAGTTTGTTTACTTCTAAAGATTCGGCAATCCTATTTCCTCAGTTGTTTCATCAGAAATAGTACCGTAGCCCCCCCGGTCTATAACCATGTCCGACACTGCCTCTCTGCTTAGGTCATACCCTAAAGTGACCGTAGAGCAGTAAAGACAGAGTTCGCGGAccgtttgaaatttgaattcgAAAACGCAGCAGCAAACCTAATCTCACAGGCTGTGGCTCACGACGCAGACAACGGACCAATCAATTTCACCCGAGAGAACACAAAGTCCACGGTTTCAAAAAACGCACGTGGTCCCCACCGCTGTCCGCTCCTAACGAATACCGAGCCCAGCCAACGGTCCGGATCTCGTGCAAATTCAAATTGTCCAATCTCCCCGCCTTAAAAGTATAATTACCCAATTATTATATCACCCACGGTCACTCTTACCAaaccctcactctctctctcttttctctgctCAGagctaaagaaagaaagagtctTTGTGTCTTtcactctctttcttctctttttttggaCCCGGAATTTGAATTGGGTTGGATTCAAAATGTCGGCCCAGAACCGCCGATCAGCGTTTCCGGTGGCGAAGCGGCAGgcctcgtcgtcgtcgtcgtcgaaTGTCGGGAAGTTTCCGGTGGCGGAGCCCAGATTGGCCAAGAAGCGAGCGCCGTTGAGTAATCTGACGAATCGGAGCAATGTGTCCAATAGTGCTTCGAAGAGCTCGTTGGTACGTTCGAATTgggtttctgtttttggttCTTGTTTCTTGGTTAGGTTTATGTGGGGTGAAGAGAGATCaggaaagtttgaatctttgctTGATTAGAGTGTTTTCTTGGTTGTTTTTTGAATGTTGAACTGGTTTTTACTTTCCCTTTTCTGTGAATGAAAGAAAGATTTACTTTTTGTGTGCCTAGTGTATTCCTAGTTGAAATTGGTGAGCTTGTTCATGTGTATATAGGGTATTGTATTCTGCTCTTTGTGAAGTTTAGAGCAAGCTTGAAGAGTTGGAAGCATCTCCTGCCTTTAGTGAAAGATTGCTC
Coding sequences:
- the LOC112172480 gene encoding cyclin-A1-4 isoform X1 — encoded protein: MSTRNRRAPPSSSSSSANRLPIPQNPNKKAMAAKPQVAKKRTALCDVTNQRNGSQIGSRSSASSSKPMVPCTTKVVKTKKETSTFISNHGLSGNVFLASLSSKSSILVPFSDTSISGTVESIETIATNHSPNSRGTVFPAPSSIIHALRSKDVSPSRSVSGSVSLDESMSTSNSLKSPEFEYIDNEDISEVKSIEKKTINSLHITDIPQIEGIIRKRDIFTDTVTIEEVLDIDNNLTDPQFCATIASDIYKYLLESEFLGFQVNRRPSVDFMETVQKDINSGMRAILIDWLVEVAEEFRLVPETLFLTVNYVDRYLSGNVMKRQRLQLLGVACMMIAAKYEEIHVPEVEEFCYITDNTYFKDEVLKMESDVLNHLKFEMTAPTAMCFLRRFCSVAEMTSEVPPLLFQYLAHYIGELSLLEYSMLGYAPSLIAASATFLAKYILSPSQKPWNSTLRHYTTYQASDLCDCVKVLHHLCCNGSGSNLAAVREKYCQHKYKFVAKKYCPQSIPPEFFHDLSN
- the LOC112172480 gene encoding cyclin-A1-4 isoform X2, producing the protein MSTRNRRAPPSSSSSSANRLPIPQNPNKKAMAAKPQVAKKRTALCDVTNQRNGSQIGSRSSASSSKPMVPCTTKVVKTKKETSTFISNHGLSGNVFLASLSSKSSILVPFSDTSISGTVESIETIATNHSPNSRGTVFPAPSSIIHALRSKDVSPSRSVSGSVSLDESMSTSNSLKSPEFEYIDNEDISEVKSIEKKTINSLHITDIPQIEGIIRKRDIFTDTVTIEEVLDIDNNLTDPQFCATIASDIYKYLLESEVNRRPSVDFMETVQKDINSGMRAILIDWLVEVAEEFRLVPETLFLTVNYVDRYLSGNVMKRQRLQLLGVACMMIAAKYEEIHVPEVEEFCYITDNTYFKDEVLKMESDVLNHLKFEMTAPTAMCFLRRFCSVAEMTSEVPPLLFQYLAHYIGELSLLEYSMLGYAPSLIAASATFLAKYILSPSQKPWNSTLRHYTTYQASDLCDCVKVLHHLCCNGSGSNLAAVREKYCQHKYKFVAKKYCPQSIPPEFFHDLSN
- the LOC112172480 gene encoding cyclin-A1-4 isoform X3; this translates as MSTRNRRAPPSSSSSSANRLPIPQNPNKKAMAAKPQVAKKRTALCDVTNQRNGSQIGSRSSASSSKPMVPCTTKVVKTKKETSTFISNHGLSGNVFLASLSSKSSILVPFSDTSISGTVESIETIATNHSPNSRGIIRKRDIFTDTVTIEEVLDIDNNLTDPQFCATIASDIYKYLLESEFLGFQVNRRPSVDFMETVQKDINSGMRAILIDWLVEVAEEFRLVPETLFLTVNYVDRYLSGNVMKRQRLQLLGVACMMIAAKYEEIHVPEVEEFCYITDNTYFKDEVLKMESDVLNHLKFEMTAPTAMCFLRRFCSVAEMTSEVPPLLFQYLAHYIGELSLLEYSMLGYAPSLIAASATFLAKYILSPSQKPWNSTLRHYTTYQASDLCDCVKVLHHLCCNGSGSNLAAVREKYCQHKYKFVAKKYCPQSIPPEFFHDLSN